A genome region from Verrucomicrobiota bacterium includes the following:
- a CDS encoding M48 family metallopeptidase, which yields MNNAPPKITATTSGRMASIFAGTIQPTELSGTYRLGLVIVAIVMVLLPAVYVGLIAATGTLVGWHAVNHIQWMSNRGGWLVYLTPIVVGVVMVLFMIKPLFARPPKRPDSYSVKREEEPGLFDFIDQICRQVRAPLPSRVDLDCQVNASASFRRGLWSLFGNDLVLTIGLPLASGMSQRELGGVLAHEFGHFAQGGGMRLTYVIRSVSFWFARVVYERDAWDEKLADYSRNTDIRLGLILYTARGCVWLTRKVLWVLMMLGNVISSFMLRQMEFDADSYEVKVAGTEAFIATARKLQLLGVGSQLGMQHLRQSWQSKRLPDNFPAFALQKSREVSGDILAKIEESQAVSKTGMLDTHPCDAARIAQAKAMNQPGLIQTEAPATSLFTEYSRVAQGVTQHFYRQMLEEDFKPEALVSTDEMLRETSQVQQGYEAADRYLMGLFSVLRPLTLQEHEVMPLPNPDLARQAFTQCRQQAEAQRAEAKAAMEAYAEAYGKVRVATLYQHAQQAGLTIKDTEFKLPGKTLAETIQLQLNACKDEQPVAQRLKPLEATVHRRLVAALQWLATPGVAEKAGLPGGVLEAQQLVRVLAVLGPLMPRVLELERLGYTLKQLLDACQKNNGTGQVTHVLDGLAAKARAHLTELEQALGTVKYPFSHAQGELSLAEFARADGQHEHQWIMALMQCGAVSEKLPGLYGRVLGRLAVLAEKAEG from the coding sequence ATGAACAATGCGCCGCCAAAAATAACCGCCACCACCTCCGGAAGAATGGCATCCATTTTTGCAGGCACGATCCAACCCACCGAGCTTTCGGGCACGTACCGGTTGGGGCTGGTGATCGTAGCCATCGTCATGGTGTTGCTGCCGGCGGTGTATGTCGGGCTGATTGCCGCGACCGGCACATTGGTGGGTTGGCACGCCGTGAACCATATTCAATGGATGTCCAACCGGGGCGGATGGCTGGTGTACCTCACGCCGATTGTGGTGGGAGTGGTCATGGTGCTTTTCATGATCAAGCCGCTCTTTGCCCGCCCACCCAAACGCCCCGATTCCTATTCCGTCAAACGGGAGGAGGAGCCAGGGTTGTTTGATTTCATTGACCAGATTTGCCGGCAGGTGCGGGCGCCGCTGCCCTCGCGGGTGGACCTGGATTGCCAGGTAAATGCCTCGGCGAGTTTTCGGCGTGGCCTCTGGAGCCTGTTCGGAAATGATCTGGTGCTGACCATCGGGTTGCCGCTGGCCAGCGGCATGAGTCAGCGGGAATTGGGGGGCGTGCTGGCGCATGAGTTTGGTCACTTCGCCCAGGGCGGCGGCATGCGGCTGACCTATGTCATTCGCTCGGTCAGCTTCTGGTTTGCCCGCGTGGTGTATGAGCGCGATGCCTGGGATGAAAAGCTCGCGGATTATTCGCGCAATACCGATATTCGCCTCGGCCTCATCCTCTACACCGCGCGGGGCTGCGTGTGGTTGACCCGCAAGGTGCTTTGGGTGCTGATGATGCTCGGCAACGTGATCAGCAGTTTCATGCTGCGCCAGATGGAATTCGATGCGGACAGCTACGAGGTGAAAGTGGCGGGCACGGAGGCGTTCATTGCCACGGCGCGCAAACTGCAATTGCTGGGGGTGGGCAGTCAGTTGGGCATGCAACATTTGCGGCAAAGCTGGCAGAGCAAACGGCTGCCGGACAATTTTCCCGCGTTCGCGCTGCAAAAATCCCGTGAGGTGTCCGGCGATATCCTGGCCAAGATCGAGGAAAGCCAGGCGGTCAGCAAGACCGGCATGCTTGACACGCATCCTTGCGACGCCGCCCGCATCGCCCAGGCCAAGGCGATGAACCAGCCTGGCCTCATCCAGACGGAGGCGCCCGCGACCAGTCTGTTCACCGAGTATTCGCGGGTGGCCCAGGGCGTCACCCAACACTTTTACCGGCAGATGTTGGAAGAGGATTTCAAGCCGGAAGCCTTGGTGTCCACCGACGAAATGCTGCGCGAAACCAGCCAGGTACAACAAGGCTACGAGGCGGCTGACCGTTACCTGATGGGCCTGTTTTCGGTGCTGCGCCCGCTGACGTTGCAGGAACATGAAGTCATGCCGCTGCCCAATCCCGATCTGGCCCGGCAGGCCTTCACCCAGTGCCGGCAGCAGGCCGAAGCGCAACGGGCGGAAGCCAAAGCCGCGATGGAAGCCTACGCGGAGGCCTACGGCAAAGTCCGGGTGGCCACCCTGTATCAACATGCGCAACAGGCGGGGCTGACCATCAAAGACACCGAATTCAAACTGCCGGGCAAAACGCTGGCGGAAACCATCCAGCTTCAACTCAACGCCTGCAAGGACGAGCAGCCGGTGGCCCAGCGCCTGAAGCCGTTGGAAGCCACGGTCCACCGCCGACTGGTCGCCGCGCTGCAATGGCTCGCCACACCGGGAGTGGCGGAAAAAGCGGGCCTGCCGGGTGGCGTGCTGGAAGCGCAACAATTGGTGCGGGTACTGGCGGTGCTGGGTCCGCTCATGCCGCGCGTGCTGGAACTGGAGCGGCTTGGGTACACCCTGAAACAATTGCTGGATGCCTGCCAGAAGAACAATGGCACCGGACAAGTAACCCACGTGCTGGATGGATTGGCCGCCAAGGCACGGGCGCACCTGACCGAACTGGAACAGGCATTGGGGACCGTCAAATATCCGTTCAGTCATGCGCAAGGCGAACTCAGCCTGGCCGAGTTTGCGCGGGCCGACGGCCAGCATGAACACCAATGGATCATGGCCCTGATGCAATGCGGGGCGGTTTCCGAAAAGTTACCGGGCCTCTATGGCCGGGTGCTGGGCCGCCTGGCGGTACTGGCGGAAAAAGCGGAAGGCTGA
- a CDS encoding 2-oxo acid dehydrogenase subunit E2: protein MDIKLPNLGEGADSGVVVSILVKEGEEISAGQNLIELETGKAVASIPASAGGKVEQIRVKVGDKITPGAVIVTVTGGGAAAAPAAAPAKAAPAPQRPAAPAPKPAAAPAPDPEPEEELVPTLESTDDTFTPPASPTIRKLARDLGIDLRRIKGSQHGGRIVLEDLRGYVQGLIRQAEKAKAQPASTTASAPARTAAVTAPVSIDFSQWGAITRKAMSPLRQVIAKRMLESTSTLPQVTQFDDADVTVLNTLRKKYAAAYEAKGARLTLTGFAIIAVVQTLKKHPLFNASIDDATQEIVMKAYHHIGIAVDTEAGLVVPVLRNADQKSLLELSLELGQIAEKARDRKLTTADMQGGSFTISNQGAIGGGYFTPIINKPEVAVLGIGKGAVKPVITADGKIEGRPLMPLGLSYDHRLIDGGSAARFIVDLRQALETFPEELVKLGA from the coding sequence ATGGATATAAAACTGCCAAATTTGGGTGAAGGCGCCGATTCCGGCGTCGTCGTGAGCATTCTGGTCAAGGAGGGCGAGGAAATCAGCGCCGGCCAGAACCTCATTGAATTGGAAACCGGCAAGGCCGTGGCCTCCATTCCCGCCAGCGCGGGGGGCAAGGTCGAGCAGATCCGCGTCAAGGTGGGGGACAAGATCACTCCCGGTGCGGTCATTGTGACGGTAACCGGCGGCGGCGCCGCTGCCGCACCTGCTGCGGCGCCTGCCAAGGCGGCTCCGGCACCGCAACGTCCGGCGGCTCCCGCACCCAAACCCGCCGCCGCTCCAGCCCCCGATCCGGAACCGGAAGAAGAACTGGTGCCGACGCTGGAAAGCACCGATGACACCTTTACGCCTCCCGCCTCCCCCACCATTCGCAAGTTGGCCCGCGACCTCGGCATTGATCTGCGCCGGATCAAAGGCAGCCAGCACGGCGGCCGGATTGTCCTTGAAGATTTGCGCGGTTATGTGCAGGGCTTGATTCGCCAGGCTGAAAAGGCCAAGGCGCAGCCCGCCAGCACCACCGCGTCGGCTCCGGCCCGGACGGCGGCGGTCACCGCGCCGGTGAGCATTGATTTTTCACAGTGGGGCGCGATCACCAGGAAGGCGATGTCGCCCTTGCGCCAGGTGATTGCCAAGCGCATGTTGGAAAGCACAAGCACCCTGCCGCAGGTGACGCAGTTCGACGATGCGGACGTTACCGTGCTCAACACGCTGCGCAAAAAGTATGCGGCGGCGTACGAAGCCAAAGGCGCGCGCCTGACGCTTACCGGTTTCGCCATCATTGCGGTGGTGCAGACGTTGAAGAAGCATCCGCTGTTTAACGCCAGCATTGACGACGCCACCCAGGAGATCGTGATGAAGGCCTATCACCATATCGGCATTGCGGTGGACACCGAGGCGGGGCTGGTGGTGCCGGTGCTCCGCAACGCGGACCAGAAGAGCCTGCTGGAGCTGTCGCTGGAACTGGGCCAGATCGCCGAGAAAGCGCGGGATCGCAAGCTGACGACCGCCGACATGCAGGGCGGGTCCTTTACCATTTCCAACCAGGGTGCCATTGGCGGCGGTTATTTTACGCCGATCATCAACAAGCCGGAAGTGGCCGTTCTGGGCATCGGCAAGGGCGCGGTGAAGCCAGTCATCACGGCCGATGGCAAAATCGAGGGACGTCCGCTGATGCCGCTGGGGCTCTCGTATGATCATCGCCTGATTGACGGCGGCAGCGCCGCACGGTTCATCGTGGACTTGCGGCAGGCGCTGGAAACGTTCCCGGAAGAATTGGTGAAACTGGGGGCATAG
- the lpdA gene encoding dihydrolipoyl dehydrogenase: MESIKTELVVLGGGPGGYAAAFYATDLGKKVILVDQSKRLGGVCLNEGCIPSKALLHATKVLTEAREFAVRGITFGEPQIDLERLRGWKNSVLDRLGGGVATLAKARNVTVMQGRGYFENSTTLRVETAEGQKFIEFEKAIVAVGSKPALPRAFDLGNPRIMTSREALDLEDIPADMLIIGGGYIGMEMGTVYSALGSRIVVVEAMDKILAGADPDLARPVLNFAKKHFRELRVKTRVQKMATVGKQIKVVMDVDGKVVEELYDRVLVSVGRVPNGDDIGLENTQVTRDEKGFIKVNERQESTDPNILAIGDIAGGILLAHKAHKEARVAIEVLCGEASVFRDVIIPAVVFTEPELAWCGLTEEEARTKGIKVAVAKFPWAASGRAMTFDRTDGLTKLIIDPESERILGAGLVGHGAGELIAEGVLAVEMGATAHDLAACIHPHPTLSETFMEAAELFYGHATHAYTRRKKVEE; this comes from the coding sequence ATGGAATCAATCAAGACTGAACTGGTGGTCCTGGGCGGCGGCCCGGGCGGATACGCGGCCGCATTTTACGCGACGGATCTGGGTAAAAAAGTGATCCTGGTGGATCAGTCCAAACGCCTGGGCGGCGTGTGCCTCAACGAGGGCTGCATTCCCTCCAAGGCGTTGCTGCACGCCACCAAGGTGCTGACTGAAGCCCGTGAATTTGCCGTCCGCGGCATCACCTTTGGCGAACCGCAAATTGATCTGGAGCGGCTGCGCGGCTGGAAAAATTCCGTGCTCGACCGTCTCGGTGGCGGCGTGGCCACGTTGGCCAAGGCGCGCAATGTGACGGTGATGCAGGGACGCGGTTATTTTGAAAATTCCACGACGCTGCGCGTCGAAACCGCCGAAGGCCAGAAGTTCATCGAGTTTGAGAAGGCCATTGTGGCAGTCGGCTCCAAGCCGGCACTGCCGCGCGCGTTCGATTTGGGTAATCCGCGCATCATGACTTCGCGCGAAGCGCTGGACCTCGAGGATATTCCCGCCGATATGCTGATCATTGGCGGCGGCTACATTGGCATGGAAATGGGCACGGTGTATTCCGCGCTGGGCAGCCGCATTGTGGTGGTGGAAGCCATGGATAAAATTCTGGCGGGCGCTGATCCAGACTTGGCCCGTCCTGTCCTCAACTTTGCCAAAAAACATTTTCGCGAACTGCGCGTCAAGACGCGGGTGCAGAAAATGGCGACCGTCGGCAAACAGATCAAGGTCGTCATGGACGTGGATGGCAAGGTCGTCGAGGAATTGTACGACCGCGTGTTGGTATCCGTCGGGCGCGTGCCCAACGGCGATGACATCGGCTTGGAAAACACCCAGGTGACACGCGACGAAAAAGGATTCATCAAGGTCAACGAACGCCAGGAAAGCACCGATCCCAACATTCTCGCCATCGGGGATATTGCGGGCGGCATCCTGCTGGCGCACAAGGCGCACAAAGAGGCGCGCGTGGCCATCGAAGTGCTGTGTGGCGAGGCGAGCGTTTTCCGCGATGTGATCATCCCGGCGGTGGTGTTCACCGAGCCCGAACTGGCTTGGTGCGGTTTGACGGAAGAAGAAGCGCGCACCAAAGGCATCAAGGTGGCCGTCGCCAAATTCCCCTGGGCGGCCTCGGGCCGGGCGATGACCTTTGATCGAACGGATGGCCTGACCAAGCTGATCATTGATCCTGAAAGCGAGCGCATTCTGGGCGCAGGGTTGGTGGGGCATGGCGCCGGGGAACTGATTGCCGAAGGGGTGCTGGCCGTGGAAATGGGTGCCACCGCCCACGACCTCGCCGCCTGTATTCACCCGCATCCGACGCTGTCTGAAACCTTTATGGAAGCGGCCGAACTATTCTACGGCCACGCCACGCACGCATACACGCGGCGCAAGAAGGTGGAGGAGTAG